One Luteimonas sp. MC1825 DNA segment encodes these proteins:
- a CDS encoding sulfurtransferase, with translation MNPHETWTTLVSPTQLAARLGTPGLVVLDARFALATASGAGSGEADWRVAHVPGAHYAHLERDLSGAHAPGAGRHPWPGEAAFARTLAGWGIAGDSQVVVYDAADGAFAARAWCLLRLAGHAAVAVLDGGLAAWRAQDLPLDAASPLVPQSVAQPLAFDRSRLFDAARVQAHLAEGGLLLDARAGERYRGEVEPIDRVAGHVPGARSRPYAANLEDGRFKSSKRLASEFSTLLDGRPPGDVVAMCGSGVTACHHLLAMAHAGLDGAGLYTGSWSGWIEDPARPVATGSG, from the coding sequence ATGAATCCGCATGAGACCTGGACCACCCTGGTATCGCCGACGCAACTGGCCGCCCGCCTGGGCACGCCCGGACTCGTCGTCCTCGATGCGCGCTTTGCGCTCGCCACGGCCTCCGGTGCCGGCTCGGGCGAGGCGGACTGGCGCGTGGCGCATGTCCCGGGTGCGCACTACGCGCATCTCGAACGCGATCTGTCGGGCGCGCATGCGCCGGGCGCGGGCCGGCATCCGTGGCCGGGCGAGGCGGCATTTGCGCGCACGTTGGCCGGGTGGGGTATTGCCGGAGACAGCCAGGTGGTCGTTTACGACGCCGCCGACGGGGCGTTCGCCGCGCGCGCGTGGTGCCTGCTGCGCCTGGCCGGGCATGCGGCGGTGGCGGTGCTCGATGGCGGCCTGGCCGCGTGGCGCGCGCAGGACCTGCCGCTCGATGCCGCCTCCCCCCTCGTTCCGCAGTCGGTGGCGCAGCCGCTGGCCTTTGACCGCAGCCGACTGTTCGATGCCGCGCGCGTGCAGGCGCATCTTGCGGAGGGCGGCCTGCTGCTCGATGCCCGCGCCGGCGAACGCTACCGCGGCGAAGTGGAGCCCATCGACCGCGTGGCCGGCCACGTGCCGGGCGCACGCTCGCGGCCCTACGCGGCCAACCTCGAGGACGGGCGCTTCAAGTCGTCCAAGCGACTTGCGAGCGAGTTCTCCACGCTGCTCGACGGACGCCCGCCGGGCGACGTGGTGGCGATGTGCGGGTCCGGCGTGACGGCCTGCCACCATCTCCTGGCCATGGCGCATGCCGGGCTTGATGGAGCCGGGCTCTACACCGGCTCATGGAGCGGCTGGATCGAGGATCCCGCGCGGCCGGTGGCCACCGGTTCCGGTTGA
- a CDS encoding enoyl-CoA hydratase/isomerase family protein: protein MPAIIDTIRHDGAIIELRLARAPVNALNPELCRAIADAVPAAVAAGAAGIVLSGGPKVFSAGLDVPYLMSLQSPDEVGAAWTEFFAAARALALSPVPVAAALAGHAPAGGCVLALCCDYRVMASGGYRIGLNETQVGLVAPEGIQRLLRRAVGVNRAERLLVGGELVESERALAIGLVDELAEIDEVVVRARAWLEALLQLPRDPVLRTRAIARADLLAALEPEHIGLDRFIEDWYAPDTQAGLRALVERLGKK, encoded by the coding sequence ATGCCGGCCATCATCGACACCATCCGCCACGACGGCGCCATCATCGAACTGCGGCTTGCGCGCGCGCCGGTCAATGCGCTGAACCCCGAGCTCTGCCGGGCGATCGCGGACGCGGTGCCGGCGGCCGTGGCCGCGGGCGCGGCCGGCATCGTGCTGTCGGGTGGACCGAAGGTGTTCTCCGCCGGCCTCGACGTGCCGTACCTGATGTCGCTGCAGTCGCCGGACGAAGTTGGCGCCGCGTGGACGGAGTTCTTCGCCGCGGCCCGCGCGCTCGCGCTGTCGCCGGTGCCGGTCGCCGCGGCGCTGGCCGGGCACGCGCCCGCCGGCGGCTGCGTGCTCGCGCTGTGCTGCGACTACCGGGTGATGGCGAGCGGCGGGTACCGCATCGGCCTCAACGAGACCCAGGTGGGGCTGGTGGCGCCGGAGGGCATCCAGCGCCTGCTGCGCCGCGCGGTCGGCGTCAACCGCGCCGAGCGGCTGCTGGTGGGCGGCGAACTGGTGGAATCGGAGCGCGCGCTGGCGATCGGGCTGGTCGACGAACTGGCGGAGATCGACGAGGTCGTGGTGCGCGCCCGCGCGTGGCTCGAAGCGCTGCTGCAGCTGCCGCGCGATCCGGTGCTGCGCACGCGCGCGATCGCCCGCGCCGACCTGCTCGCGGCGCTGGAACCGGAACACATCGGTCTCGATCGCTTCATCGAAGACTGGTACGCGCCCGACACCCAGGCAGGGTTGCGAGCGCTGGTGGAGCGCCTCGGCAAGAAGTGA
- a CDS encoding C39 family peptidase yields the protein MTPRLAAPCLVLAVAGLLQAAAPCGASGSPAEIRVPNGGSYAIRVTSLKEARYRTTIRQQYDFSCGSAAVATLLTYQYGQPVGEADVFKAMYARGDQARIRREGFSLLDMREYLQARGYEADGFELPLDKLLEEGLPAIILINDRGYRHFVVVKGMRDGRVLLGDPARGTRLLKRGDLERLWDNRVLFVVHNRRELAAFNASRDWRAAPLAPIALAVQRQGLQDVVLSRRGPGDI from the coding sequence GTGACGCCGCGCCTGGCCGCGCCGTGCCTCGTGCTGGCCGTCGCCGGCCTGCTGCAGGCGGCCGCACCGTGCGGCGCCAGCGGTTCACCTGCCGAGATCCGCGTACCCAACGGCGGCAGTTACGCAATTCGCGTCACCAGCCTCAAGGAGGCGCGCTACCGCACCACCATCCGCCAGCAATACGACTTCAGCTGCGGCTCCGCGGCGGTGGCCACGCTGCTCACCTACCAGTACGGCCAGCCGGTTGGCGAGGCCGACGTGTTCAAGGCGATGTACGCGCGCGGCGACCAGGCGCGCATCCGTCGCGAGGGTTTTTCACTGCTGGACATGCGCGAGTACCTGCAGGCGCGCGGCTACGAGGCGGACGGCTTCGAACTGCCGCTCGACAAGCTGCTGGAAGAGGGCCTGCCGGCGATCATCCTGATCAACGACCGCGGCTACCGCCACTTCGTGGTGGTCAAGGGCATGCGCGACGGGCGCGTGCTGCTCGGCGACCCGGCGCGTGGCACGCGGTTGCTCAAGCGTGGCGACCTCGAGCGGCTGTGGGACAACCGGGTGTTGTTCGTCGTGCACAACCGCCGCGAGCTCGCGGCATTCAACGCTTCACGCGACTGGCGCGCCGCGCCATTGGCGCCCATCGCCCTGGCCGTGCAGCGGCAGGGACTTCAGGACGTGGTGCTGAGCCGCCGCGGACCGGGGGATATCTGA
- a CDS encoding thioesterase family protein produces MTHAPGEHGKLLHRMPIELRWRDLDAFNHVNNSNFMTYLEEARIRWFETLGEEWVTDAVAPLLAAVQMNYRQPIPYPSSIVVELTADRVGSSSVTLGHRITSADGRVLHADGHVVMVWVLRASGRPTALPEGVRSVAGG; encoded by the coding sequence ATGACCCACGCTCCCGGAGAACACGGCAAGCTGCTCCACCGCATGCCCATCGAACTGCGCTGGCGCGACCTGGACGCCTTCAACCACGTCAACAACTCCAACTTCATGACCTATCTCGAAGAGGCGCGGATCCGCTGGTTCGAGACCTTGGGCGAGGAATGGGTGACCGACGCGGTCGCGCCGCTGCTCGCGGCGGTGCAGATGAACTACCGCCAGCCGATTCCCTATCCGTCGTCGATCGTGGTCGAGTTGACGGCGGACCGCGTGGGCAGCAGCAGCGTCACCCTGGGCCACCGCATCACCAGTGCCGACGGCCGCGTGCTGCACGCCGACGGGCACGTGGTGATGGTGTGGGTGCTGCGCGCAAGCGGCCGGCCCACGGCGCTCCCCGAAGGCGTGCGCAGCGTCGCCGGCGGCTGA
- a CDS encoding copper chaperone PCu(A)C, producing the protein MDKMLRSLPLALALLALAPSAAAQDAAAGCLPRVVDGWLRPPPVPMPMLAGFARIVNPCATAVQVVAASGAGFGRVEIHETTLADGVSRMRAVPSLAIAAGGEAVLEPGGLHLMLMRPVATPAAGQRAVLRFVLADGRTIEGAFEVRSPRAR; encoded by the coding sequence ATGGACAAGATGCTTCGCTCCCTGCCGCTTGCGCTCGCGCTGCTCGCACTGGCCCCCTCGGCGGCCGCGCAGGACGCCGCCGCCGGCTGCCTGCCGCGCGTGGTCGACGGCTGGCTGCGGCCGCCACCGGTGCCGATGCCGATGCTGGCCGGCTTCGCGCGCATCGTGAATCCCTGTGCGACCGCGGTGCAGGTCGTTGCGGCCTCGGGCGCCGGATTCGGCCGTGTCGAGATCCACGAGACCACGCTGGCCGACGGCGTGAGCCGCATGCGCGCGGTGCCGTCGCTTGCGATCGCCGCGGGTGGCGAGGCCGTGCTGGAGCCCGGGGGCCTGCACCTCATGCTGATGCGTCCGGTCGCCACCCCGGCTGCCGGCCAACGCGCGGTGCTGCGGTTCGTGCTCGCCGACGGCCGCACCATCGAGGGCGCATTCGAGGTGAGGTCTCCCCGCGCACGCTGA
- a CDS encoding carbon storage regulator: MPAIAILIMAGAVALASPAPDTAAVAGLGPVVSGDALQMQSGNVGLDPGILVEVDNAGTVTGNVAHDNVTGQNVVGGGAFGNAAGISTVIQNSGNNVLIQNGTAVNVQFGGPAP, translated from the coding sequence ATGCCTGCTATCGCGATCTTGATCATGGCCGGCGCCGTTGCGCTGGCGTCACCGGCGCCGGATACGGCTGCCGTGGCCGGCCTCGGGCCGGTTGTCAGTGGGGACGCGCTGCAGATGCAATCGGGCAACGTCGGCCTGGATCCGGGCATCCTGGTCGAAGTCGACAACGCCGGCACCGTGACCGGCAACGTCGCACACGACAACGTGACCGGCCAGAACGTGGTCGGTGGCGGCGCGTTCGGCAATGCCGCGGGCATCAGCACCGTGATCCAGAACAGCGGCAACAACGTGCTCATCCAGAACGGCACCGCGGTGAACGTGCAGTTCGGCGGACCGGCCCCGTGA
- a CDS encoding sigma-54 dependent transcriptional regulator yields the protein MPKSAEVREILHWVVAGRDGDHAFPAGVVERGWQPRLVTEADQVLGLLAGASPRCQVGLIDLRDCDRLGERGFGHILPALACGGVGWVAGISSGQLRMDRIRRLVLDHCHDYVVLPCHDDLLAMVLGHAYGMAGLGDCGGVGQPVAPRPEGMIGDSPAMQALYRRLQRAAMTDAPVFISGETGTGKELAASAIHRHSSRHAGPLVVINCGAIPESLVQSELFGFERGAFTGANQRKLGRIELAHGGTLFLDEIGDLPLESQASLLRFLEQGTLQRLGGHDDIPTDARIICATHVDLVAAVAAGRFREDLYHRLRVIELDMPPLRERGADIALLAGWALVRHGREGGGRTRGFSRDALRALHDHAWPGNVRELVNRVRQAVVMAEGPRISARDLRLDSRAYEPTTLSEARSEGERMAIERALLRNGHHLQAAARDLAISRVTLYRLMIRHGLRGSRLDAAGTG from the coding sequence ATGCCGAAAAGCGCGGAGGTGCGCGAGATTCTCCATTGGGTGGTCGCAGGGCGCGATGGCGACCATGCCTTCCCGGCGGGCGTGGTGGAGCGGGGATGGCAACCGCGACTGGTGACCGAGGCCGACCAGGTGCTCGGACTCCTGGCCGGCGCGAGCCCGCGCTGCCAGGTCGGGCTGATCGACCTGCGCGACTGCGACCGCCTCGGCGAGCGCGGGTTCGGCCACATCCTGCCGGCGCTTGCCTGCGGCGGGGTGGGCTGGGTGGCGGGGATCTCCTCGGGCCAGCTACGCATGGATCGCATCCGGCGGCTGGTGCTCGACCACTGCCACGACTACGTGGTACTGCCCTGCCACGACGACCTGCTGGCCATGGTGCTTGGCCATGCCTATGGCATGGCGGGGCTGGGCGACTGCGGCGGGGTCGGCCAGCCGGTGGCACCGCGCCCGGAAGGCATGATCGGCGACAGCCCGGCGATGCAGGCGCTGTACCGGCGCCTGCAGCGTGCGGCGATGACCGACGCGCCGGTGTTCATCAGCGGCGAGACCGGTACCGGCAAGGAACTGGCCGCCTCGGCCATCCATCGCCATTCATCGCGCCACGCCGGCCCGCTGGTCGTCATCAACTGCGGAGCGATTCCAGAGAGCCTGGTGCAGTCGGAGCTGTTCGGCTTCGAGCGCGGCGCGTTCACCGGTGCCAACCAGCGCAAGCTGGGACGCATCGAGCTCGCCCATGGCGGCACGCTGTTCCTGGACGAGATCGGCGACCTGCCATTGGAGTCCCAGGCGTCGCTGCTGCGTTTCCTCGAGCAGGGCACGCTGCAGCGCCTCGGGGGCCACGACGACATCCCCACCGATGCGCGGATCATCTGCGCGACACACGTCGACCTGGTAGCGGCGGTCGCCGCCGGGCGCTTCCGCGAGGACCTCTACCACCGCCTGCGCGTGATCGAGCTGGACATGCCGCCACTGCGTGAACGCGGCGCCGACATCGCGCTGCTCGCCGGCTGGGCGCTGGTGCGCCACGGCCGCGAAGGCGGCGGCCGCACCCGCGGTTTCAGCCGCGATGCACTGCGCGCGCTGCACGACCATGCCTGGCCGGGCAACGTGCGCGAACTCGTCAACCGCGTGCGCCAGGCCGTGGTGATGGCCGAGGGTCCCAGGATCAGCGCCCGCGACCTGCGCCTGGACAGCAGGGCATACGAACCGACGACCCTGTCGGAGGCGCGCTCGGAGGGCGAGCGCATGGCGATCGAGCGCGCGCTGTTGCGCAATGGCCACCACCTGCAGGCCGCGGCGCGCGACTTGGCGATTTCCCGGGTCACGCTGTATCGGCTGATGATCCGCCATGGCCTGCGCGGCAGCAGGCTCGACGCCGCCGGAACCGGCTGA
- the uvrA gene encoding excinuclease ABC subunit UvrA, with product MAMDYIRIRGARTHNLKNIDLDLPRDKLIVVTGLSGSGKSSLAFDTIYAEGQRRYVESLSAYARQFLSVMEKPDIDHIEGLSPAIAIEQKSTSHNPRSTVGTITEIYDYLRLLYARVGQPRCPDHHYPLEAQIVSQMVDQVLALDPERRWMLLAPVVRERKGEHAQVFEQLRAQGYVRVRVDGALYELDAVPPLALRQKHTIEVVIDRFKVRDDIGQRLAESFETALKLGDGMAEVRAIDGEDVPPLLFSSRYSCPVCDYALPELEPRLFSFNAPAGACPTCDGLGVSEFFDPVRVVVHPELSLAAGAVRGWDRRNHYYFQLIASLAKHYGFNVDTRWQELPEDVREAVLFGSGKDLIGFTYVTEGGARSQRRHRFEGVVPNLERRYRETESAAVREELSKYVSERACPDCGGARLNRSARNVFVAERPLSSLVVLPIDEALRFFTSLELPGWRGEVASRIVKEIRERLGFLVDVGLDYLTLERKADSLSGGEAQRIRLASQIGAGLVGVMYVLDEPSIGLHQRDNERLLGTLVRLRDLGNTVIVVEHDEEAIRLADHIVDIGPGAGVHGGEVVAEGSYDDILKAPRSLTGQFLSGKRRIEIPAVRHKANPKMLLTLRGASGNNLKDVDLTIPSGLFTAITGVSGSGKSTLINDTLYALAANEINGASHTPSPVREVHGLDLFDKVVDIDQSPIGRTPRSNPATYTGLFTPLRELFAQVPESRARGYGPGRFSFNVRGGRCEACQGDGLIKVEMHFLPDVYVPCDVCGGKRYNRETLDVLYKGHNIHDVLEMTVEAALDLFQAVPSIARKLETLSDVGLNYIKLGQSATTLSGGEAQRVKLSKELSRRDTGRTLYILDEPTTGLHFHDIEHLLGVLHKLRDDGNTVVVIEHNLDVIKTADWVIDLGPDGGHRGGQIIAQGTPEEVAAMPQSHTGRFLAPLLGAHAGMPAAAPGDKPAPPRSRGRTGTPTRGRKTRKMT from the coding sequence ATGGCGATGGACTACATCCGCATCCGCGGCGCGCGTACCCACAACCTCAAGAACATCGACCTCGACCTGCCGCGCGACAAGCTGATCGTGGTCACCGGCCTGTCCGGCTCCGGCAAGTCGTCGCTCGCGTTCGACACCATCTATGCCGAAGGCCAGCGCCGCTACGTCGAGTCGCTGTCCGCGTACGCGCGGCAGTTCCTGAGCGTGATGGAAAAGCCCGACATCGACCACATCGAGGGGCTGTCGCCGGCGATCGCGATCGAGCAGAAGTCGACCTCGCACAATCCGCGCTCCACCGTCGGCACCATCACCGAGATCTACGACTACCTGCGCCTGCTGTATGCGCGCGTCGGCCAGCCGCGCTGCCCGGACCACCACTACCCGCTGGAAGCGCAGATCGTCAGCCAGATGGTCGACCAGGTGCTGGCGCTCGACCCCGAGCGACGCTGGATGCTGCTGGCGCCGGTGGTGCGCGAGCGCAAGGGCGAGCACGCCCAGGTCTTCGAGCAGCTGCGCGCGCAGGGCTACGTGCGCGTGCGCGTGGACGGCGCGCTGTACGAGCTCGACGCCGTGCCACCGCTGGCGTTGCGCCAGAAGCACACCATCGAAGTGGTGATCGACCGCTTCAAGGTGCGCGACGACATCGGCCAGCGGCTGGCGGAATCGTTCGAGACCGCGCTCAAGCTCGGCGACGGCATGGCGGAGGTGCGCGCGATCGACGGCGAAGACGTGCCGCCGCTGCTGTTCTCGTCGCGCTACAGCTGTCCGGTGTGCGACTACGCGCTGCCGGAGCTGGAGCCGCGCCTGTTCTCGTTCAACGCGCCGGCCGGCGCCTGCCCGACCTGCGACGGCCTCGGCGTAAGCGAGTTTTTCGACCCCGTGCGCGTGGTGGTGCATCCGGAGCTCAGCCTCGCCGCCGGCGCGGTGCGCGGCTGGGACCGCCGCAACCACTACTATTTCCAGCTGATCGCATCGTTGGCCAAGCACTACGGCTTCAACGTCGACACGCGCTGGCAGGAACTCCCCGAGGACGTGCGCGAGGCGGTACTGTTCGGCAGCGGCAAGGATCTCATCGGCTTCACCTACGTCACCGAGGGTGGTGCGCGCAGCCAGCGGCGCCACCGCTTCGAAGGCGTGGTGCCCAACCTCGAGCGTCGCTACCGCGAGACCGAATCGGCCGCGGTGCGCGAGGAGCTGTCGAAGTACGTCAGCGAGCGCGCCTGCCCGGACTGCGGCGGCGCGCGCCTGAACCGGTCGGCGCGCAACGTGTTCGTGGCGGAGCGGCCACTGTCGTCGCTGGTGGTGCTGCCGATCGACGAGGCGCTGCGCTTCTTCACCAGCCTGGAGCTGCCCGGCTGGCGCGGCGAAGTGGCCAGCCGCATCGTCAAGGAGATCCGCGAGCGCCTGGGCTTCCTGGTCGATGTCGGCCTCGACTACCTGACCCTCGAACGCAAGGCGGACTCGCTGTCCGGCGGCGAGGCCCAGCGCATCCGCCTGGCCAGCCAGATCGGCGCAGGCCTGGTGGGCGTGATGTATGTGCTCGACGAGCCGTCGATCGGCCTGCACCAGCGGGACAACGAGCGCCTGCTGGGCACCCTGGTGCGCCTGCGCGACCTCGGCAACACCGTCATCGTGGTCGAGCATGACGAGGAGGCGATCCGCCTGGCGGACCACATCGTCGACATCGGCCCCGGCGCCGGCGTGCACGGCGGCGAAGTGGTCGCCGAAGGCAGCTACGACGACATCCTCAAGGCGCCGCGTTCGCTGACCGGGCAGTTCCTGTCCGGCAAGCGCCGGATCGAGATACCTGCCGTGCGCCACAAGGCGAACCCGAAGATGCTGCTGACCCTGCGCGGCGCGTCGGGCAACAACCTGAAGGACGTCGACCTGACCATCCCCTCGGGGCTGTTCACCGCGATCACCGGCGTGTCCGGCTCCGGCAAGTCCACGCTCATCAACGACACCCTGTACGCGCTGGCCGCCAACGAGATCAACGGCGCGTCGCACACGCCGTCGCCGGTGCGCGAAGTGCACGGCCTGGACCTGTTCGACAAGGTGGTCGACATCGACCAGTCGCCGATCGGGCGCACGCCGCGCTCCAACCCGGCGACCTACACCGGCCTGTTCACGCCGCTGCGCGAGCTGTTCGCGCAGGTGCCGGAATCGCGCGCACGCGGCTACGGCCCCGGGCGTTTCAGCTTCAACGTGCGCGGCGGTCGCTGCGAGGCCTGCCAGGGCGACGGCCTGATCAAGGTCGAGATGCACTTCCTGCCGGATGTCTACGTGCCCTGCGACGTCTGTGGCGGCAAGCGCTACAACCGCGAGACGCTGGACGTGCTGTACAAGGGCCACAACATCCACGACGTGCTGGAAATGACCGTCGAGGCCGCGCTGGACCTGTTCCAGGCGGTGCCGTCGATCGCGCGCAAGCTGGAAACGCTGTCCGACGTCGGCCTGAACTACATCAAGCTCGGCCAGTCGGCGACCACGCTGTCGGGCGGCGAGGCGCAGCGCGTCAAGCTGTCCAAGGAACTGTCGCGCCGCGATACCGGGCGCACCCTGTACATCCTCGACGAGCCGACCACCGGTCTGCACTTCCACGACATCGAGCACCTGCTGGGCGTGCTGCACAAGCTGCGCGACGACGGCAACACGGTGGTCGTGATCGAGCACAACCTCGACGTGATCAAGACCGCCGACTGGGTGATCGACCTCGGCCCGGATGGCGGTCACCGCGGCGGGCAGATCATCGCGCAGGGCACCCCGGAAGAGGTCGCCGCCATGCCGCAGTCGCACACCGGGCGTTTCCTCGCGCCGCTGCTCGGTGCGCACGCCGGGATGCCCGCGGCCGCCCCCGGCGACAAGCCCGCTCCACCCCGATCCAGGGGCCGCACCGGCACGCCGACGCGCGGCCGCAAGACCAGGAAGATGACATGA
- a CDS encoding acetate kinase: MEMRIGSGALPRRRGVVLSWAISLALVPVLSARAGEPLPVGQDDARLSALEARVEAQAREIEALRTQVMHQQAAWDAATSGVDALALDDFRARGPAGQAAPAGAAGDAMAARGDAPGDTRVGQAPETYDRPPEVAQIFDQPGVLTPKGKLILEPSLQTGYYANDRVALIGYTIIPAILIGLIDVRQVKTTSVTATLGARYGLGKRFEVEARVPYVYIKGDTVSREIFTGTAQDSVFTSDGRGVGDIELSARYQLANRGPEHPYYVLWLRYKTRTGKDLFDVVTDCVTRCVSNATGTGLPLELPTGSGFAAVQPGVTWVFASDPVVFFGSLSYLHNFARDDLSRTVLSGAPEGFPQTTTEFIGEIDPGDVLGFNIGMGLALNEKAAISIGYDHNIIGRARQNGSDMPGSVRIVLGTLLLGATYRLNDRTSLNFALGAGLTRDTPDLSLVVRVPVAF, translated from the coding sequence ATGGAGATGCGGATCGGGAGCGGGGCGCTGCCGCGCCGCCGCGGTGTTGTCCTGAGTTGGGCGATTTCACTGGCGCTGGTGCCGGTGCTGTCCGCGCGCGCAGGCGAGCCACTGCCTGTTGGCCAGGACGATGCCCGGCTGTCGGCACTCGAAGCGCGCGTCGAGGCCCAGGCGCGCGAAATCGAGGCCTTGCGCACGCAGGTGATGCACCAGCAGGCGGCCTGGGACGCGGCGACATCGGGCGTGGATGCGCTGGCCCTGGATGACTTCCGTGCCCGCGGCCCGGCCGGCCAGGCGGCGCCGGCGGGTGCGGCCGGGGACGCGATGGCAGCGCGCGGCGACGCACCGGGCGACACGCGCGTGGGCCAGGCGCCGGAAACCTACGACCGGCCCCCCGAGGTGGCGCAGATCTTCGACCAGCCCGGCGTGCTGACGCCGAAGGGCAAGCTGATCCTCGAGCCCTCGCTGCAGACCGGCTATTACGCCAACGACCGCGTGGCGTTGATCGGGTACACGATCATCCCGGCGATCCTCATCGGCCTGATCGACGTGCGCCAGGTGAAGACCACCAGCGTGACCGCCACCCTCGGTGCGCGCTACGGCCTGGGCAAGCGCTTCGAGGTGGAAGCGCGGGTGCCGTATGTCTACATCAAGGGCGACACCGTCAGCCGCGAGATCTTCACCGGCACCGCGCAGGACAGCGTGTTCACCTCCGACGGCCGCGGCGTGGGCGACATCGAGCTGAGCGCGCGCTACCAGCTGGCCAACCGCGGCCCCGAGCACCCGTACTACGTGCTGTGGCTGCGCTACAAGACGCGCACCGGCAAGGACCTGTTCGACGTGGTCACCGACTGCGTGACGCGCTGCGTGTCCAACGCCACCGGCACCGGCCTGCCGCTGGAACTGCCGACCGGCAGCGGTTTCGCCGCCGTGCAGCCCGGCGTGACCTGGGTGTTCGCCTCCGACCCGGTGGTGTTCTTCGGCAGCCTGAGCTACCTGCACAACTTCGCGCGCGACGACCTCTCGCGGACCGTGCTGAGTGGCGCGCCGGAGGGATTCCCGCAGACCACCACGGAGTTCATCGGCGAGATCGATCCCGGCGACGTCCTCGGCTTCAACATCGGCATGGGCCTGGCGCTCAACGAGAAGGCCGCGATCAGCATCGGCTACGACCACAACATCATCGGCCGCGCGCGCCAGAACGGCAGCGACATGCCGGGCTCGGTGCGCATCGTGCTGGGCACGTTGCTGCTCGGCGCGACCTACCGCCTCAATGACCGCACCAGCCTGAACTTCGCGCTGGGCGCCGGCCTCACCCGTGATACGCCCGACCTGTCGCTCGTGGTGCGCGTACCCGTCGCGTTCTAG